Proteins found in one Acidobacteriota bacterium genomic segment:
- a CDS encoding DUF350 domain-containing protein: MNLVNYLISILISLGVGLVGFVAAYKIFDWLTPGVNFSDQLKENNLSVAIFLAGLFVGIGLLVGSAVK; encoded by the coding sequence GTGAATCTCGTGAATTACCTGATTTCGATCCTGATTTCCCTGGGGGTGGGTTTGGTGGGCTTCGTGGCGGCCTACAAGATCTTCGACTGGCTCACACCGGGGGTGAATTTTTCCGACCAACTGAAGGAGAACAACCTGTCGGTGGCCATCTTCCTGGCGGGCCTCTTCGTCGGGATCGGTCTCCTGGTGGGGAGCGCCGTCAAGTGA
- a CDS encoding NAD-dependent epimerase/dehydratase family protein, translating to MSGPTAFVTGGTGFIGRLVVGELRQRGYHVRVLARDPRKFDGLFGGLEAVEAVPGDALDRRALFQGLRDVSLVFHLAGVTKAVRGADFRAGNQEACRALRETIQLNDLRVERVLHVSSLAAMGPSPTAEPPEDFDPPAPLSRYGCSKLAGELEMQILRDSAPVTVVRPPVVFGPADTDVFLFMRTVWRSFIPILGHDDKWVSLVFAPDLARGMVDAALCPAAAGKAYYLCYPEPLRWSEFGALVADALGVKRRARRVPHALLAAAAVFAEGWARLSRRPTILNLDKYREGVQPYWVCSPRAARADFGFEPACPPAEAVRRTVAWYREHGWLPPPSR from the coding sequence ATGAGCGGTCCCACCGCCTTCGTCACCGGCGGGACCGGCTTCATCGGCCGGCTCGTCGTGGGGGAGCTTCGGCAGCGGGGGTACCACGTCCGGGTGCTCGCCCGGGACCCGCGCAAATTCGACGGGCTTTTCGGCGGACTGGAGGCCGTGGAGGCCGTTCCCGGCGACGCCCTGGACCGCCGCGCCCTCTTCCAGGGCCTCCGGGACGTTTCCCTGGTCTTCCACCTGGCCGGTGTCACCAAGGCGGTCCGCGGCGCCGACTTCCGGGCCGGGAACCAGGAAGCCTGCCGGGCCCTCCGGGAAACGATCCAGCTCAACGACCTGCGGGTGGAGCGGGTGCTGCACGTGAGCAGCCTGGCCGCCATGGGGCCTTCGCCGACCGCCGAGCCGCCCGAGGACTTCGACCCGCCCGCCCCCCTGTCCCGGTACGGGTGTTCGAAACTGGCCGGGGAACTGGAGATGCAGATCCTCCGGGACTCGGCCCCCGTGACGGTGGTCCGCCCCCCCGTGGTCTTCGGCCCCGCCGACACCGACGTCTTCCTCTTCATGCGGACCGTGTGGCGCTCCTTCATCCCCATCCTCGGCCACGACGACAAGTGGGTGTCCCTCGTCTTCGCCCCCGACCTGGCCCGGGGGATGGTGGACGCCGCCCTCTGCCCCGCCGCAGCCGGCAAGGCGTACTACCTGTGTTACCCCGAGCCCCTGCGGTGGTCCGAGTTCGGCGCCCTCGTCGCGGACGCCCTCGGGGTGAAGCGGCGGGCCCGGCGCGTGCCCCACGCCCTTCTCGCGGCGGCGGCCGTCTTTGCGGAAGGGTGGGCCCGGCTGTCCCGCCGGCCCACCATCCTGAACCTCGACAAGTACCGGGAGGGGGTGCAACCGTACTGGGTCTGCTCCCCCCGCGCCGCCCGGGCCGATTTCGGCTTCGAACCCGCCTGCCCCCCCGCCGAGGCCGTCCGGCGGACCGTGGCCTGGTACCGCGAACACGGCTGGCTCCCGCCGCCTTCGCGATAA
- a CDS encoding aminotransferase class I/II-fold pyridoxal phosphate-dependent enzyme: MDEDTASRDIFKRCFEYTRPDEFQAMGLYPYFTPFEAVEGDNSPVVKLRGRDVLMFGSNNYLGLTTHPRVKEAAKAAIDRYGSGCSGSRMLNGTLNIHLELEEELADFTGKEAALLYSTGFMTNGCLSTLVGRDEYALLDKSVHASIVYGTMAAHSKSYKRFKHNDVEDLESILSALDPCKGKLVVVDGVFSMEGDLAPVPALADLCRRHGARLYVDEAHGVGVLGPRGIGAAEHLGAQGEVDVYMATFSKSFASTGGFIAAERAVITYLKHHSPPFIYSASMPAPSVAAARASLEIIRTEPERRAHLLKIAARARAGLKAAGFEVYDGITPVIPVIINDELVLCQFFKALLDAGIYTNPIFKPAAEKCMIRISCMAIHENAHIDRLVETMTEIGRHFHLLG; this comes from the coding sequence ATGGACGAGGACACGGCATCGCGGGACATTTTCAAGCGGTGCTTCGAGTACACCCGGCCGGACGAGTTCCAGGCCATGGGCCTGTACCCCTACTTCACGCCCTTCGAAGCTGTGGAGGGGGACAACAGTCCGGTGGTGAAGCTCCGCGGCCGCGACGTCCTGATGTTCGGCTCCAACAACTACCTGGGGCTCACCACCCACCCCAGGGTCAAGGAGGCGGCCAAAGCGGCCATCGACCGTTACGGGTCCGGCTGCAGCGGTTCCCGCATGCTCAACGGGACCCTGAACATCCACCTGGAGCTGGAGGAGGAGCTGGCGGACTTCACCGGCAAGGAAGCGGCACTGCTCTACAGCACCGGCTTCATGACCAACGGCTGCCTCTCCACCCTGGTGGGTCGCGACGAGTACGCCCTCCTGGACAAGAGCGTGCACGCCAGCATCGTCTACGGCACCATGGCGGCGCACAGCAAGAGCTACAAGCGCTTCAAGCACAACGACGTCGAGGACCTGGAGTCCATCCTCTCCGCCCTGGACCCCTGCAAGGGGAAGCTGGTGGTGGTGGACGGCGTGTTCAGCATGGAGGGGGACCTGGCGCCCGTGCCCGCCCTGGCGGACCTCTGCCGGCGCCACGGCGCGCGGCTCTACGTGGACGAGGCGCACGGGGTCGGCGTCCTGGGGCCCCGGGGCATCGGGGCGGCCGAACACCTGGGCGCCCAGGGCGAGGTGGACGTCTACATGGCCACCTTCAGCAAGTCCTTCGCGTCCACCGGAGGGTTCATCGCCGCCGAGAGAGCGGTCATCACCTACCTCAAGCACCACTCCCCCCCTTTCATTTACTCGGCCAGCATGCCGGCGCCCTCGGTGGCCGCCGCCAGGGCTTCCCTGGAGATCATCCGGACGGAACCGGAGCGCCGGGCGCACCTGCTGAAGATCGCGGCGCGGGCCCGCGCGGGCCTGAAAGCGGCGGGTTTCGAGGTCTACGACGGCATCACCCCCGTCATCCCCGTCATCATCAACGACGAACTGGTCCTCTGCCAGTTCTTCAAGGCGCTGCTCGACGCGGGGATCTACACCAACCCCATCTTCAAACCCGCGGCGGAGAAGTGCATGATCCGCATCAGCTGCATGGCCATCCACGAGAACGCCCACATCGACCGGCTCGTGGAAACCATGACGGAGATCGGGCGGCACTTCCACCTCCTCGGATGA